AACACGTCATTGGCCGCGACGGTGCCGCGATTGCGGTTGTCCAGGCCGCCACTGAGCAGGGTCATCAAACCCTGACTGGCCAGTTGGCCGCCCTGATTGTTGATCTGTGTGGCGCGTTGCAGCAGCAGTGCGCCACCGCTGGCGAGCTTGCCGTTGGTGTTGGTCAATGCGCCGAGCAGGTCGAGGGTTACGGCGCCATCGCTGGCCGCCATGCCACCGGTGTTATCCAGTGTGGTGCCGACAAAGCTCAGGTCCTGATTGGCACTGACACTGCCGCCGGCGTTGCCCAGCGTCATCGCCTGCATCGTCAGGGTAGCACCGCTGTAGATCGAACCACCCGCAGCGTTATTCAAAAGACCAGCGACGGTCAGAGCCTGCGCTCCGCCACTGGAAACCACGCCCTTGTCGCTGTTATCCAGGCTCGCGGCGTTGACGTTAAGGGCTTTCTGGCTGACCAGTGCACCGGCACCGCTGTTGAGCAAGTCCCCGCTCAGTGTCACATCGAGGCTGCCGCTTTTGCTGGAGAGCGTGCCGCTGTTGCGGTTGTCGAGGCTCTGGGCATTGACGTCCAGACCTTGCCAACCGGAGATCAGACCGTTCTGGTTGTGCAGTTGGCTGCCCGTGAGGCTCAGCAGGTTGCTGCTGATCAGTTTGCCGCCGCTGTTATCGATGGCCCGGGTTTTAAGGCCGATGCTCTGGCTGCTGGAGATTTCGCCGCTGCGGTTGGTGAGGTCACGCAGGTGCTGAATGCTCAACTGGCCTTCAGTGGTGATCAGGCCGCCGTCGTTGTTCAGATCAGCAGCGGCCGCGCCGAAATCAATGGCGATGGCACTGCCCAGCAGCGAGCCGTTCTGGTTGTTCAAGCCGTTGCTGTTGACAGTCAGGCCAGTGGTGGCATTGATCAGCCCCAAGTTCTGGTTGGTGAGCAGGCCGTCGAGGTTAAGATCCAGATTCGAACGGCTGGTCAGTGTGCCGCCGCTGTTGTCGAGGCTGGCCGCTTTGACATCCAGCGCAGCCGCGGCAATCAGGCCTTTGATGTTGGTCAGCGCCTGGTCGATGCGCAGCGTCACGGCCTGGTTGCTGAGCAATTTGCCGTTGCTGTTGTCGAGGCTGCGCGCCGTCACTGTGAACGCCTGGGTGCTGGAGATCTCACCGCCGTCGTTGTTGACGTCCTCAAGGTTCTTGAGCATCAGCAACGGCGCGCCGATCAGGCCGTTCTGGTTGTTCAGTTGACCGTGATTGAGGTCCAGGTCCAGCGACATGTTGCTGAACAACTGGCCGCCCTGCTGATCGAGACCGGTGACGTTCGCGGTCAGCGCAGCAACGCTGGCAATACGACCGCCATCCTGGTTGGTCAGTTGGGTCGCCTTCAGGTCCAGCGTATCGCCACTGTTCAACTTGCCGTTGTGGCTGTTATCCAGCGTACCGGTGTGCACCACTACCGCGCCTTTGGCGCTGAGGCTACCCCCGTTGCTGTTGTCGAGGCTGGCACTGCTGAGATTGAGGCTGGCGTCGGTGACGATCTGACCACCGCGGTTGAGCACCACGCCGGTGGTGTTCAATGTCAACGGCCCGGCAACCGACAGGCTGCCGAGATTGTTGGTCAGACTCGCCGCTGTCACGCCAAGGCTGCCCTCGGCGCTGATCAGGCCCTGACTGTTTTTCAGGTCACCGCTCAGGTCGAGCTTCAGGTTGCTCTGGCTCAGGAGCGCACCCGCAGTGCTGTCGAGGCTGCGGCCGGTCAGGGTCAGGTCGGTTTTACCCGAAATCAACCCCTTGGCACGGTTGAGCACTTCATCAACGGTCAGGCTCAACGCACCCTGCGCAATCAGCTTGCCGCCGTCGCTGTTGTCCAGACGACTGCCGACCAGCGTTACGTCAGCCTGGCTGGACAGCTCGCCGCCACGGTTGTCGACGGCATCGACCGTCAGTTGCAGCGCCTGATTCGCCCCGACGAGACCGCCGTTACGGTTGTCGAGGCTGTTGCCGGTGAGCTTCAGCCCGGCGGTTGCCATCAGTTCACCGTGCAGGTTATCGAGGGTCGCGACGTTAGCGACAACGTCGGCTTTGCCGGCGATATGCCCTTCGCTGTTGTCGACGCTGTCGGCTTTCAGATTCAGTTCATCATCAGCGATCAGCGTACCGCCTTGGTTGACCAGTTGGCCGTCCACCGTCACCCCGAGGGTGCCACGGCTGGTGATCAGGCCGCCGCTGTTGTCCAGGCGAGCGCTTTTGACATCCACGCTCTGCGCGGAAATCAGGCCCTTGACGCTGGCCAGCAGTTGTTCGATGCGCAGGGTCAGGCCCTGATTGCTGATCAACTTGCCGTTGTTGCTGTTATCGAGGTTTTGCGCGATCAGGGTGAAGGCTTGGGCGCTGGAGATTTCACCGCCCTGGTTGTCGACATCCTTGAGGTTTTTCAGCACCAGCAGCGGCGAATTGATCAGGCCGTTGCGGTTGTTCAATTGGCCGTGGTTGAGGTCAAGGCTCAGGGAGGTTTTGCTGAACAGTTGACCGCCCTGCTGATCGAAGCCGGTGACCGTTGCGGTCAGGGCTTTGTCGCTGGCGATGCGGCTGCCGATGCCGTTGCTCACTGCGCCGGCGTTGAGCGTGAGGGCGTCACCGCTGACCAGGCTGCCGCCGGAGGCGTTGTTGAAGGCACCGGTGGTCAGCGCGGTGGCTTTCTTGGCGCTGATCAAGCCGCCCTGACTGTTGTCCAGACTCTGCGAAGTCAGGATCAGCCCGCTGTCAGTGGCAATTGAGCCCGCCTGATTGTTCAGGCTACCCGTGGTGGTCAGCGCCAGCGCGCCGGCGCTCGACAAGTGACCGCGTGTGTTATCGAGACTGCCCGCGTTTACAGTCAGCTTCCCTTCGCTGCTGATCAGACCCTCGATATTGCTCAAGGCGTTGTCGAGACGAATATCCAGATTGCCCTGTCGGGTAACGAAATTACCGCCGCTGTTGTCCAGACTCTGCCCGATCAGCGTCGAGGTACCCACACTGAACAGTTGTCCGAGGGTCTGATTGATGACCCGGGCCACAGTCAGGCCAAGGGTGGTTCCGGCGAGGACTTTGCCGCTGTCACTGTTGTTCAGGCTTTGACCGATGACGTTCACATCGACGGTGCTGGAGATTTCACCGCCGCGGTTGTCGATCTCGCCGACCGTGAGTTTCAGCGCTTTTGTGGTACCGACCAGACCGGCCTTACGGTTGTCGAGCGACTGGCCACTGAGCAACAACGAACCTTGGGCGACCAATTCACCACCCTGGTTAACCAATTGCGTCACGTTGGCGTTCAGATCGGCTTTGCTTGAGATACGCCCGGCGCTGTTATCGATGCGCGTCACACCGAGAATCATCGGCCCTGCCGCACTGAGCAAACCGCCACGGTTATCCAGTTGCGTGCCGCTGTAGTTGACGGCGGCCTGACCATCGAGCAGACCTTTGTCGCGGTTGTCGAGTGCGCCAACGCTGAGTTGCAGGTCTTTGGTCGCGCGAACTTTACCGCCGCGGTTGTCCACGGAATCGCTGCGCAAGGTCAGGCGATCCTTGCCAACCACGCTGCCGCCACGGTTGTCGAGGCTGCCACTCTGGACATCGACTGCACCTTTGGCGCTCAGCTCACCGTTCTGGTTATCGAACAAGCCAGTGATGCGCGCGGTCAGACTGCCGTCGCTGACGAGGCTACCTTGCTGGCTGTTGTCGAGGCTGGCGGCGGTGATGCTGACATTCACCCCCGAACCCAACAAACCGTTGCGGTTGTTCAGCGCACCGATCAAACCGATGTTCAGCGCTACGTCACCCGTCACCTGGCCGTCGCTGTTGTCCAGCGTGATGGCGTTGATACGGGTGGTGCCGGCGCTGGATATCTCGCCATCGTGATTATTCAGATCGCCGAGATCGGCGCCGAGGCTGCCGTTGCTGCTGATCACGCCCTGGGTGTTGATGACCTTGCTGGCGTTCAACTGCACCGTCGAGTTGCCGAGGACGCTGCCCTTGTTCTGATTGTCCAGGGTGGTGGCCGTGAGGCGCGTATCCTGCTGGGCGCTCAACGTACCGCCCTGGTTGCTCAGGGTTTGCGCGACGGTCGCCGTCAGGTTGCGACTGGCGATCACGCTTTTGCCGCTGTTGTTGAGGTTCTGCGCACTCAGGTTCACGTCGCCAGCGCTGTTACGGCTGTTGTCGGCGTTGACCCCGGCTTCAATGATGCCGTTGTTGCTCAGGGTTCCACCGGCGCTGAGGCTGATGCTGTCGCGTGCAGCGAGGTTTTGCTGGTTGCTCAGATCGCCTTGGGTTTGCACGTTCAGAGCGGTGCCAGCGTAGACCGGACCTTGGGCACTAAGGCTGTTGGCTTTGATGTTCACAGCAGTGGCTGCCGAGGTCTGCGCCAGGGTCAACTGGCCGTTGGCATCGATCTGGATATCGCCACCACTGGCAGCCAGGTTGCCCGCCAGTTTCACCCCGACCCCGGCCTCGGTGCCAACCAGTTTGATCGCCCCGGCATACATCCCGCCCAGCGCCGAGGAGTCAATCGCCAGTTGCGGTTTGGCGCTGCCGTCATCGGCACGGGCCGTGGCATTGAGGGTTTGTGCGTTGACGTCGTTGCGCCCGGCAACAATCGTCAGATTCTGCGCCTGGAGTTCAGCGTTGATCTTCGCGCTGCGGGTGATGATTTCGAAGCGGTCGACGTTGTTGGCGTTGAGGCCTGCGCCTTCGATCGCCACAGAGCCCTGATCAACCTGAAAACGATCCAGTCGCCCCGCACCATCCAGCACCGGTTTGCCGGTGGTCAGCGTCACGCGCGGCGCGTTGATGAAGCCGCAACCATTACAGGTGATGCCATACGGGTTGGCCACGATCACTCGCGCCGACTGCCCCGCCACCTCGGTGTAACCGCGCAACTGGCTCGGGTTGCCGCTGATGACTTCGTTGAGAATGGCTTGCGCCGAGCCGCTGTTTTTCAGGTTCGGGTTGCCGATGATGTGCCCGGCCAACTGCGTGTTCGAGGTTTGCGTCGAGCCGTTGTTGAGGATGACACCCTGCGCGCCGACGTTGTAATCGTGGAACTGGTTATGCGACAGGCCGCTGCCGTTGGGCGCGGTGATGTTGATGATCGGCACCCCGTTACCGGCGCGATCAAGGGTGGTGCCAGGGTTGGCCACCACGATGCCGTCGGCCTGCGCCCACATCGGTTGCCAGAACATGACGTTCGCCAGCAGGAACGCCAGCCCGCGCTTGGGCATGCCCAGAAACGACTCACGGTTTTTTACGGCCGCAGAAGGCTGGCCTGCAAGGAAGGCG
The Pseudomonas fluorescens genome window above contains:
- a CDS encoding filamentous hemagglutinin N-terminal domain-containing protein codes for the protein MDVRQFAFLAGQPSAAVKNRESFLGMPKRGLAFLLANVMFWQPMWAQADGIVVANPGTTLDRAGNGVPIINITAPNGSGLSHNQFHDYNVGAQGVILNNGSTQTSNTQLAGHIIGNPNLKNSGSAQAILNEVISGNPSQLRGYTEVAGQSARVIVANPYGITCNGCGFINAPRVTLTTGKPVLDGAGRLDRFQVDQGSVAIEGAGLNANNVDRFEIITRSAKINAELQAQNLTIVAGRNDVNAQTLNATARADDGSAKPQLAIDSSALGGMYAGAIKLVGTEAGVGVKLAGNLAASGGDIQIDANGQLTLAQTSAATAVNIKANSLSAQGPVYAGTALNVQTQGDLSNQQNLAARDSISLSAGGTLSNNGIIEAGVNADNSRNSAGDVNLSAQNLNNSGKSVIASRNLTATVAQTLSNQGGTLSAQQDTRLTATTLDNQNKGSVLGNSTVQLNASKVINTQGVISSNGSLGADLGDLNNHDGEISSAGTTRINAITLDNSDGQVTGDVALNIGLIGALNNRNGLLGSGVNVSITAASLDNSQQGSLVSDGSLTARITGLFDNQNGELSAKGAVDVQSGSLDNRGGSVVGKDRLTLRSDSVDNRGGKVRATKDLQLSVGALDNRDKGLLDGQAAVNYSGTQLDNRGGLLSAAGPMILGVTRIDNSAGRISSKADLNANVTQLVNQGGELVAQGSLLLSGQSLDNRKAGLVGTTKALKLTVGEIDNRGGEISSTVDVNVIGQSLNNSDSGKVLAGTTLGLTVARVINQTLGQLFSVGTSTLIGQSLDNSGGNFVTRQGNLDIRLDNALSNIEGLISSEGKLTVNAGSLDNTRGHLSSAGALALTTTGSLNNQAGSIATDSGLILTSQSLDNSQGGLISAKKATALTTGAFNNASGGSLVSGDALTLNAGAVSNGIGSRIASDKALTATVTGFDQQGGQLFSKTSLSLDLNHGQLNNRNGLINSPLLVLKNLKDVDNQGGEISSAQAFTLIAQNLDNSNNGKLISNQGLTLRIEQLLASVKGLISAQSVDVKSARLDNSGGLITSRGTLGVTVDGQLVNQGGTLIADDELNLKADSVDNSEGHIAGKADVVANVATLDNLHGELMATAGLKLTGNSLDNRNGGLVGANQALQLTVDAVDNRGGELSSQADVTLVGSRLDNSDGGKLIAQGALSLTVDEVLNRAKGLISGKTDLTLTGRSLDSTAGALLSQSNLKLDLSGDLKNSQGLISAEGSLGVTAASLTNNLGSLSVAGPLTLNTTGVVLNRGGQIVTDASLNLSSASLDNSNGGSLSAKGAVVVHTGTLDNSHNGKLNSGDTLDLKATQLTNQDGGRIASVAALTANVTGLDQQGGQLFSNMSLDLDLNHGQLNNQNGLIGAPLLMLKNLEDVNNDGGEISSTQAFTVTARSLDNSNGKLLSNQAVTLRIDQALTNIKGLIAAAALDVKAASLDNSGGTLTSRSNLDLNLDGLLTNQNLGLINATTGLTVNSNGLNNQNGSLLGSAIAIDFGAAAADLNNDGGLITTEGQLSIQHLRDLTNRSGEISSSQSIGLKTRAIDNSGGKLISSNLLSLTGSQLHNQNGLISGWQGLDVNAQSLDNRNSGTLSSKSGSLDVTLSGDLLNSGAGALVSQKALNVNAASLDNSDKGVVSSGGAQALTVAGLLNNAAGGSIYSGATLTMQAMTLGNAGGSVSANQDLSFVGTTLDNTGGMAASDGAVTLDLLGALTNTNGKLASGGALLLQRATQINNQGGQLASQGLMTLLSGGLDNRNRGTVAANDVLTITTPGVIQNSADGLIYSQNGDVQIRAASLANARALCKARAH